The following proteins are encoded in a genomic region of Dyadobacter sp. UC 10:
- a CDS encoding TIGR03364 family FAD-dependent oxidoreductase produces the protein MSKSAIVIGAGIVGLATARALAVRGYRVTIIERSSKAVGASIRNFGMVWPIGQPEGELYERALHAKSIWKEVLAGAKCWSQEAGSLHMAYSNDEKEVIQQFVEVSSYRPVSFLNAADTLEKSPAVNGTGLLGSLYSEDEMIVDPREAIAAIPGYLEETLGVTFIWNTAISEINFPNAVSGAKSWSADEIFVCSGQDFETLYPEHFSAAPLTKCKLQMLRLEAQPENWRIGPALCGGLSLIHYHGFKAAASLPGLKARYESEYAEQLKWGIHVMASQNGLGEITVGDSHEYALTFDPFDREFINTMILDYLATFARFKSPKIFQTWHGIYPKLTNGKTEIVIKPENGVTIINGLGGNGMTLSFGLCDEVIGGTYSPLD, from the coding sequence ATGAGCAAATCTGCAATTGTAATCGGGGCTGGCATTGTTGGGCTTGCTACCGCGCGTGCACTGGCTGTCAGAGGTTATCGGGTAACTATAATTGAGAGATCTTCGAAAGCTGTCGGCGCTTCCATCCGAAACTTTGGAATGGTATGGCCGATAGGTCAGCCCGAGGGAGAGCTTTACGAAAGAGCGCTGCATGCCAAAAGCATTTGGAAAGAGGTCCTTGCTGGCGCAAAATGCTGGTCGCAGGAGGCGGGAAGCCTGCATATGGCTTATTCCAACGACGAAAAAGAAGTGATTCAGCAATTTGTTGAAGTGAGTTCGTACAGGCCGGTAAGCTTTCTGAACGCAGCGGACACGCTGGAAAAATCGCCTGCTGTCAATGGGACCGGCTTGCTGGGTTCTCTTTATTCAGAAGACGAAATGATCGTCGACCCACGGGAAGCGATCGCAGCGATACCTGGTTATCTGGAAGAAACGCTCGGTGTTACCTTTATCTGGAATACGGCTATTTCGGAAATCAATTTTCCAAATGCTGTCTCGGGAGCAAAAAGCTGGTCGGCCGATGAGATTTTTGTTTGCAGCGGACAGGATTTTGAAACGCTTTATCCCGAGCATTTCAGCGCTGCCCCGCTCACCAAATGCAAGCTGCAAATGCTGCGACTGGAAGCCCAGCCAGAGAACTGGCGGATCGGGCCGGCATTGTGCGGCGGTTTGTCGCTCATACATTACCACGGTTTCAAAGCAGCTGCGTCGCTGCCGGGATTGAAAGCCCGGTACGAAAGCGAATATGCCGAGCAATTGAAATGGGGAATCCATGTCATGGCCTCACAAAATGGGTTAGGGGAGATCACGGTTGGCGATTCCCACGAGTACGCACTTACTTTTGATCCTTTTGACCGGGAATTTATCAATACCATGATCCTGGATTACCTGGCTACTTTTGCCAGGTTCAAATCGCCGAAAATTTTTCAGACCTGGCACGGGATATATCCCAAGCTGACGAACGGAAAAACCGAAATCGTGATCAAGCCTGAAAATGGTGTTACTATCATCAACGGCCTCGGCGGCAACGGAATGACACTTTCTTTCGGTCTTTGCGACGAAGTGATTGGAGGGACTTATTCGCCTCTTGATTAA